The genomic interval CATCCAGGACACGGAGCCGTTGCTGGTGGTGGATACCGATGGCTTCAATATCCACCGGGACAACAACCGGCTGGAGGAAATTATCGCCCAGGTCCGCCAGCGATTACCAGAAGGCCTGGTTAGCAATGAAGTGCAGTAGCGGGTGTCCCCGACGGTGTATGGCGTATCCAGATAGGGATCGTCACGGCGCATGAAAAAACTGGCCGTATTTGTTTCGGGCCGCGGGTCGAATTTCCGGAATATTCACCGTGCGATTCAGGCGGGAGAGATTCCGGCGGAAGTGGCACTGGTGGTAACCGATAAGCCGGATTGCCCGGCGGCCGATTATGCCCGGGATAACGGTATCAAGGTGGCTCACTACCCGGCCCGGGAGATGACTCCGGCGGCTCTATTGGGAGCCCTGCAGGAGGGGGGTATCGATTTCCTGATCCTGGCCGGTTACCTGAAGCTGGTGCCAACCGAAGTCGTGCGGGCCTATCCCCGGGCGATGCTGAATATTCACCCGGCCCTGCTG from Candidatus Neomarinimicrobiota bacterium carries:
- the purN gene encoding phosphoribosylglycinamide formyltransferase; this encodes MKKLAVFVSGRGSNFRNIHRAIQAGEIPAEVALVVTDKPDCPAADYARDNGIKVAHYPAREMTPAALLGALQEGGIDFLILAGYLKLVPTEVVRAYPRAMLNIHPALLPAFGGKGYYGHRVHEAVIASGAKVSGVSVHFVDEEYDHGPIVAQVVVPVQPDDTPDELAGRVLKQEHRLYSKVVAALCRGEVRWREDGVPYIDPPIKL